Genomic DNA from Antennarius striatus isolate MH-2024 chromosome 16, ASM4005453v1, whole genome shotgun sequence:
CTGGTATTGGATTCATCACCACAGAACCTCCTCCTGAGAACCCAGTCAGAAAGGAGACGAGCAGAAGTCCACCGTTGGAACGTGTGTGTTCCTGGATCAGGTGTTCTGAGGCTGTGGGCGTGGCAGTCAGGAGACCATTGGGGGCTATATGTCCATGTCCACGGGCCGGACCTCCCCCGTTTTGTTCTCCTTTACCCACAGCTCTCTGTCTCTGCTCGGATCCACGTTCTGCAGCAGCTGGTCTACGGGTTCCACCATCTAGAAGACACGAGCATTTGTGAGGCCAACGGCCGTCTGTCTCCGCCCACATGATGTTGTAATGTCACGCCTCCAACAGGTCATTCTTGTCACTGATGTTCTACCTGTGTGGACTCCTAACAGGATGTGAGCTACATTAGCAGCGTTCTCGATTGCGTTcatgcgtctttgacgcacgtTTTTTTGACGGGGAGCATGATTGTCAGGCAGCGAGTGTGTGACAAGTGTGAACAGAAGAACTCACGCTCTGGTTGAACATGTCCGTCTCGTGTCGTAGGGTCGTGTACTGTCGCAGATGCTGCTGAATCCACTCGATCCGGTCCACCTCcagcttctccagctcctgtttGGACCAAATCAGTCATTACAGGTACGGACGGATTGGCTCGCACCGCTGGGCCAGTGCTCAGCTGGAAGTGTTGGGTTCACGTCTGGTGacgccatgtgattggctgtctgTAAAGAGGTGTGTTTACCATGCTGGTAGTGACCACCTCCTCAAACCACTTGGACTGGGTCTGGTTGTAGAGGTCCACGCAGCGCATCAGGTCATCTCCTGCAGGACAGGAGAGGTCAGAGATCACAACACAAGAACAggaccagaggtcagaggtcacaacaCTGTAGTGAAAGCGCTGTACTCTagcaaaactgaaataaagactcaggagcagcagaagaatgtttgacagccaaaacgggaattcttgtATTGATTCTCAGTTCGTCATAACTCCACCGAACTCATCTCCCACGACCCTTTTAGATCTCACAGGTCCACATtcgtgtgtacgtgtgtgtgtggatgtgtgggtgtgtgtgtcttttccttgatgggaaaacaggaaTCATTGGATTTCCAGGCAAACACCCCAAACATTCGTCACCAGCCTCAACTCACCGTGACCCTTCCTGTCTTTCCAGTTTTACACAATCAGATTCCTACTGATTTGCAGAACTATTTTATAAGCATACATAATTCACCACCACAAGAACAGgaccaaaggtcagaggtcaggctcTGTTGACGGACTTATTACGTTGGTAACTGGACGTTCCTCACTTATAAAGCTCACGGTGAAGTTTTGTGATTGCATCATTGTTTAGTTAAGTTTTCAGCTCTAATGTCAAAAGATTTGTTCCATCATGGAGCAACAAGCCTTCACTAGTCCACATTGAACAAACACTGGTGAGGAACCAACAGGGTGAAGAACCAACGGGGTGAAGAACCAACAGGGTGAAGAACCAACGGGGTGAAGGACCAACGGGGTGAGGAACCAACACCTTGTTCATAAGAAGTCCACAGAATCACCGAAAGACCGACTTAAAGGTGGCCGGTCTGAGGCAAAGGTGAAAGGAATTGGGACTTATCTCTGAAGCAGCGGACAGTCCAGACCGTCTATCCTGAGACATTGAGCGCAATCAGAATTGTGCACCTCCACATGACGGCCGTACGATAACATAGGAGACTCGAGGGACTGTTAGTCTTAACGTGTGATTTACAGACTCCGTACTGGAGGGCTATGATATCACACGCTTGACTGAAACAAAAGCAGACCATGTCAATGAGCTTCTTGTTCCAGGGTTAACCCCTCTTGTTATGCCGAGGTTGACCAGAAACATGAATTTGGTGGTATCCATGGCATTTAAGTCCTTGGACACCACCAAACTATTTGTGGTTATCATTTTTTGCTTGGTAttgtatacaggtagtcgccgacttacgaccgcgattgggaccgacagatcggtcgtaactcgacttggtcgtaaatcgactcttaagtaaaaattcaatccagcagcgctggttcttggctgggggtcgtccggatcgtcagctggggcagcgtgtgggttggtgggagtgggacacgatcttttcataatcattgtgagctttgactgaattgttcgtttctttttctcctcataaatttcacgatatggacggaaagcgtcgtttgccatccgttcaatccttgcaaatgtttctatgttctatgtgcatttcttcaaagtgtgcacggagtttatttaacagggaaaagccttctgacaagcctttggtggtgaacattgtttctgtttcctcctcttctttctctgcttctcttctctcttcttcttccactctttcttcttccagcgcgatcattcgtgagttctccaaggagaggttttttgccagtttcactattttctctcgaatctgatcaagttcttcgtcactttcaaatccagcagaagagttcacgtaacgcttgacagtttttccatacgccattcatacatttctccgtcacagcctcctaagcagcccagcccatcagtagtgggctgggctgctgatctcagtgtgactgaacagcgtgtgtgcgccgtggggactggagagagcgctggagcctcagagcgtgagtactgtggctggagggaatgcccgcgttacccagACATAGTGgccgtaaagtcggtcggtcgtaagttgcacaggtcgtaagtcggcgactacctgtacattCAATTCCAGGAATGGGTTACTTGATGATTTTGTTaatgatcattcattcatttattttcctaccCGCTTCACCagcttgcgcgggtcacggggagcttgAGCCAATCGTAGTTgtcacagggcgtgaggcgggggacactctgggtgcaACGCCAGCGCACcgcagagctacacagagacatacgaacacacacacacacacactcctgtgggCATTttggaccagccaattaacctgaagcgcatgtttttggaggtgggaggaagccggagaacccggagagaacccccccagacacagagagaacatgcaaactccacacagagcaggactcgaacacggaacctccttgctgtgcggcgacagcgccacccactggccACCACGCCGCCCGCTGTCAATGATCAATCAGCCCTCATTGACAACGATGTTACGTCTGATGGTGTTAACTGTCAACGAttttttattgataataatCTGATATTGGAGAGAAGCAAGCGTGATATTCATGTTAATGCAAATGGGCGGAACCTTAACCCTCACCCTACTGGAAGCTCTAATGATTCCAACCCGTGTGATATAACCAGAGCATTAGTGACGGCTTAAACCGTCCCTTAAATACTAAAGAAATCTTCGTGGTAGTCAGGATCTCCATGGTAACAAAGCGTGTGGTGTCCACAGTGTTAGCAAGGAATGTCTAAAAACTGTCCCCAGGAATTAGTTGTTACTAAACTCTGTAGTTTGGTTCCAGCCTCAAGTAAAATTCCCCTGACTGGTGTGTTGGAATTATAAAACCTCTACGTTTACTGCATTAGTACCTTAATGCAGTAAACGTAGTACCTGAACGTAGTAAATGTACCTGAACGTAGTAAACGTCGTACCTGAATGTAGTAAACGAAGTACCTGAACGTAGTAAACGTAGTACCTAGACGTAGTAAACGTAGTACCTTAACAGAGCAAATGCACCTGAACGTAGTAAACGTCGTACCTGAATGTAGTGAACGAAGTACCTGAACATAGCAAACGTAGTACCTGGACGTAGTAAACGTAGTACCTTAACAGAGCAAATGCACCTGGACGTAGTAAACATAGCACCTTGATGTAGTCAATGTAGTACCTGGACATAGCAAACATAGTACCTTAACGTAGTAAATGTAGCACCTTGACGTAGTAAACATAGAACCTGAATGTAGCAAACGTAGTACCTGAACGTAGTAAACAAAGTACCTGAATGTGGTAAATGTAGCACCTTGATGTAGTCAACGTAGTACCTGGATGTAGTAAATGTAGTGCCTGAACGTAGTAAACAAAGAACCTGAATGTAGTAAACAAAGTACCTAAACGTAGTAAACGTAGCACCTTGATGTAGTCAACGTAGTACCTGGACATAGTAAACGTAGTACCTGAACGTAGCAAACGTAATACCTTAACGTAGTGAAGGTACTAGGTTTCTGTGGCACCAGTACTACGTAGTACCTCCTGTCCCGTGTCCTACCTGCTTGTGTGGATTTCCTGCGGGCCTTCTTGATGTCCTCCTCCGTCTTGTTGCTGAGTTTGATCTCCAGCTGCTGGGTCTTCACCTCCAGGTCCTTCTGCCGGTCGGCCAGAGCTTTACGGGCCTGcatcaacacaaacatcacGCAGCTTCAGATCCACCACATCTACTAAACACCTACTGGTCTCACATCCTGCTCTCATCCTGGAATCGGTATCAGGGAGACTCCTCACGTTCTTTTGTAGGACCTTTCATGCGTGTTGAACAGTGACAGAGTAACAGTGATTGGTCAATCAAGACAACCGAAACAAAACGGCTGTGGTTGACCAATGACGGTTCCTGTGGGGGAACTGACAGTCGATACTTGGCTCCATGTGTTATGAGGACATGGATGAAGACCCACCTTTATATTCACATTTCCATGAGAAAACTGAAGATCTGCAGAGGCTGGACTGTAGGTTGGACTTTGTCAGGCATCGTTGGGGATAGTGCAGCGTGATTTAAGTTCTTCCTCAGCCTGACCTTCATCCTCAAACTAAAGACGTTTGATGTGACCTTTGACCAGTCAGGGTTACTGGAACATGGACCATTAGTGCCTCTAACACCAGACAGGCCATCTGGAAATCCTGCTGACTCATGACTCGTACCTTCTCCACGCCGGCGTAGCGGCTGGCTAGCTGCTTCCTGAGGTCAGCAATGTGATGGTCGTACTTCTTCAGGTCCTTCTTGAAGTTGTCACCTCTAAATGTCAACAAGGGTTTTTCCACCTCGGTGTGTAACTGTGAACAGAAATCAGTCAGCTGGTGGTCATGTGAACAGAACACAGCCTGCCTGAGTCATGCTTTGGTGCACAAACCTATGAACACATATAACCAAGTTCTACACGGTATGTCACGCATGGGACTTCTTAAACCCATGCACCTGTGGTCGCTGACATGAAGGTGAGTCTGACAGGAAACTGATGAGATGctgatttgattttatttgcgGCAAACAGAAATGTTAGCATGTGTAGCTTCAAGCTAACTCACATCTGTAGTCTCCTGACAGGTCAGCCCCCTTCCACACAAATATCCACACCCATCCACAAAAGGGCATCTAGATCCtttgagctgctgctcctcacgTCAGGTCAGGTGTCCCACTAACTGGCTGCCCCGTGACAGTCTGGTGTGGTACGTTCCAGTCCGGTGTGGTACGTTCCAGTCCGGTGTGGTACGTTCCAGTCTGGTGTGGTACGTTCCAGTCTGGTGTGGTACGTTCCAGTCCGGTGTGGTACGTTCCAGTCCGGTGTTCCAGTCCGGTGTGGTACGTTCCAGTCTGGTGTGGTACGTTCCAGTCCGGTGTGGTACGTTCCAGTCCGGTGTTCCAGTCCGGTGTGGTACGGTCCAGTCCGGTGTTCCAGTCCGGTGTGGTACGTTCCAGTCTGGTGTGGTACGTTCCAGTCCGGTGTTCCAGTCTGGTGTGGTACGTTCCAGTCCGGTGTGGTACGGTCCAGTCCGGTGTGGTACGGTCCAGTCCGGTATGGTACGTTCCAGTCCGGTGTGGTACGGTCCAGTCCGGTGTGGTACGGTCCAGTCCGGTGTGGTACGGTCCAGTCCGGTATGGTACGTTCCAGTCCGGTGTGGTACGGTCCAGTCCGGTGTGGTACGGTCCAGTCCGGTATGGTACGGTCCAGTCCGGTGTGGTACGGTTTACTaagttatattttattatttttaaccaTTTGAGGCTTCTTAAAGTTTAAATTTGGGTCCAGAATCATGTCAGGATAATTAACTTCAGGAATAAACAATTGGCTGACCTCTAATGAGGGTCAACATCACGAAGTTGTTCCAGGGTTTCAGAACAGaacatatatttgttttgtttacatttaGTCTTAGACATGAGTAATCGAGCCACAGAGCAATTCtatgtacaggtagtcgtcgacttacgacctatgcaacttacgaccgaccgactttacgaccacaatgtctgGGTAaggcgggcattccctccagccacagtactcccgctctgaggctcccgcgctctcttcagtccccacggcgcacacatgctgttcagtcacactgagatcaatagcccagcccactactgatgggctgggctgcttaggaggctgtgacggagaaatgtatgaatggcgtatggaaaaactgtcaagcgttacgtgaactcttctgctggatttgaaagtgacgaagaacttgatcagattcgggagaaaatagtgaaactggcaaaaaacctctccttggagaactcacgaatgatcgcgctgtatgaagaactgatcgcgctggaagaagaaagagtggaagaagaagagagaagagaagcagagaaagaagaggaggaaacataaaaaatgttca
This window encodes:
- the gas7a gene encoding growth arrest-specific protein 7a; protein product: MMMEASFDTEESFDDPSCLAPQPPGSVSPARRQVKEVKETKVTINCVTFPLPGEGPEQQLLKPNDWSYCDYFWTDRKDPQGTTSVAGFEVLLQKQLKGKQMQKEMAEFIHERIKIEEEYAKNLSKLSQSPLALQEEGTLGEAWTQLKKSLHDEAEVHLKFSNKLHTEVEKPLLTFRGDNFKKDLKKYDHHIADLRKQLASRYAGVEKARKALADRQKDLEVKTQQLEIKLSNKTEEDIKKARRKSTQAGDDLMRCVDLYNQTQSKWFEEVVTTSMELEKLEVDRIEWIQQHLRQYTTLRHETDMFNQSMVEPVDQLLQNVDPSRDRELWVKENKTGEVRPVDMDI